In a single window of the Salmo trutta chromosome 23, fSalTru1.1, whole genome shotgun sequence genome:
- the bmpr1bb gene encoding bone morphogenetic protein receptor, type IBb has product MMVVWLPWGWAWRTVLLVTGLASLSPGTNANVLDTMLLRNPGRDRSDSRWENGGSTAPAPTQRILWCHCYHHCPEDSTNNTCRTDGYCFTMVEDEEGSLPVLTSGCLGLVGSEFQCRDTGNARQRRALECCTDQDFCNKDLYPTLPPPRAPDYVDSSIHHMALFISVTVCSIILALIIVFCYFRYKRQESRPHYSIGLEQDETYIPPGESLKDLIEQSQSSGSGSGLPLLVQRTIAKQIQMVKQIGKGRYGEVWMGRWRGERVAVKVFFTTEEASWFRETEIYQTVLMRHENILGFIAADIKGTGSWTQLYLITDYHESGSLYDYLKSTTLDIKAMLRLAYSSVSGLCHLHTEIFGTQGKPAIAHRDLKSKNILVKKNGACCIADLGLAVKFISDTNEVDIPPNTRVGTKRYMPPEVLDESLNRKHFQSYIMADMYSFGLILWEIARRCVSGGIVEEYQLPYHDLVSSDPSYEDMREVVCIKRQRPSFANRWSSDECLRQMGKLMTECWAHNPASRLTALRVKKTLAKMSESQDIKL; this is encoded by the exons cCAACGTGTTGGACACCATGTTACTGAGGAACCCTGGGAGAGACAGGTCAGACAGTAGGTGGGAGAACGGTGGGAGTACAGCCCCGGCTCCAACACAGAGGATCCTCTGGTGCCACTGTTACCATCACTGTCCGGAAGACTCTACCAACAATACCTGCAG GACTGATGGTTATTGTTTCACCATggtggaggatgaagagggaaGTCTCCCTGTGCTGACCTCTGGGTGTCTGGGGCTGGTGGGTTCGGAGTTTCAGTGCAGG GACACAGGGAATGCCCGTCAGAGGAGGGCTCTAGAGTGCTGTACAGACCAGGACTTCTGCAATAAAGACCTGTATCCTACTTTACCACCACCGAGGGCCCCTG atTACGTGGACAGCAGTATCCACCACATggctctcttcatctctgtcacaGTCTGCAGCATCATCCTGGCGCTCATCATCGTCTTCTGTTACTTCAG GTATAAGCGTCAGGAGTCCCGGCCTCACTACAGTATTGGTCTGGAGCAGGATGAGACTTACATTCCCCCTGGAGAGTCTCTGAAGGACCTGATAGAACAGTCCCAGAGCTCTGGATCAGGATCAGGACTCCCCCTGCTG GTGCAGCGCACCATAGCCAAGCAGATTCAGATGGTGAAGCAGATAGGTAAGGGCCGCTACGGGGAGGTGTGGATGGGtcgctggagaggagagagagtggctgTCAAAGTGTTCTTCACCACCGAGGAGGCCAGCTggttcagagagacagagatctaCCAAACTGTCCTCATGAGACACGAGAACATACTGG GCTTCATAGCAGCTGACATAAAGGGAACAGGCTCGTGGACCCAGCTCTACCTGATCACAGACTACCATGAGAGTGGATCTCTGTACGACTACCTCAAGTCCACCACCCTGGACATCAAGGCCATGCTGCGGCTGGCCTACTCCTCAGTGTCAGGCCTCTGTCACCTCCACACAGAGATCTTTGGCACCCAGGGCAAGCCAGCCATCGCCCACAGAGACCTGAAGAGCAAGAACATCCTGGTAAAGAAGAACGGGGCCTGCTGCATCGCAGACCTGGGTCTTGCCGTCAAATTCATCAG TGACACCAACGAGGTGGACATCCCTCCCAACACCAGGGTGGGCACAAAGCGCTATATGCCCCCAGAGGTGCTGGACGAGAGTCTGAACAGGAAACACTTTCAGTCCTACATCATGGCCGACATGTACAGCTTCGGCCTCATCCTCTGGGAGATCGCCCGGCGCTGCGTCTCTGGAG GCATCGTAGAGGAGTACCAGCTGCCCTACCATGACCTGGTGTCCTCTGACCCCTCCTATGAAGACATGAGGGAGGTGGTGTGCATCAAGAGACAGAGACCCTCCTTCGCCAACCGCTGGAGCAGTGATGAG TGTCTCAGACAGATGGGGAAGCTGATGACGGAGTGCTGGGCCCACAACCCTGCATCTCGCCTCACTGCTCTGAGAGTGAAGAAGACCCTGGCCAAGATGTCTGAGTCTCAGGACATCAAACTGTGA